The segment GGCGTCGCGGACCCAGAGCGCGGTCAGGGCGCAGACCGGCAGGAAGAGCACCCCGTAGACCACGGCGGAGCCGTCGAACAGCAGCCGGGCGACGGCCCCGATCAGCACCATCGCGACCAGCGCGAACAGCCCCGCGCCCAGCCCGGTGAGGCGGGGCGCGGGCAGCTTGCGCAGTACCTGGGCGAGCAGCGGCGCGGGGCGTGCCGGTGGCGCGGGCCGTACTCCGTACAGGACGGGACGGTCCGCGAGGGCGCTCTGCGGGGAGAGCGGACCCTGGGAAGGGGGGGCCTGGGGCCGCTGGCGGCGCTGGGGGTGACTCGTCCTTGGCTGCTCCACTCGGACAACGTAGGTCGGGAGTGGGGAGGAAGTCGGCACAGGACACGCCCTTTGGGTGACCTTGGCGAAGAGTTCGACTCCTCCAGCCGCCTCAGGACGTATGTCCGGCCCCGCCGGATGCTCCGGGCACCACTCCCCCCGGCTTCCCCACCGCCCCCGGGCCCTGCCGGGAGCCGGGTCCCACCGCCCCCGGGCCCTGCCGGGAGCCGGGTCCCACCGCCCCCGGGCCCTGCCGGGAGCCGGGCCGCGGGCCGGTCGCGGGCTCGTCACGGCACGGATCGCCCGGACCGTAGACTGGGGGATCAGCCGTACCCGGAGCACGACCTCGGCCGGCCCCTCCCGCTCACCCACCCAGGAAGTCGTCACCGTGTCGCTCACGATCGGAATCGTCGGCCTGCCGAATGTCGGCAAGTCGACCCTGTTCAACGCCCTGACCAAGAACGACGTGCTGGCGGCCAACTACCCGTTCGCCACCATCGAGCCGAACGTCGGCGTGGTCGGGGTCCCGGACGCCCGGCTCACCAAGCTGGCGGAGATCTTCGGCTCCCAGCGGGTCCTCCCGGCAACGGTCGACTTCGTCGATATCGCGGGCATCGTCCGGGGTGCGAGCGAGGGCGAGGGCCTCGGCAACAAGTTCCTGGCGAACATCCGTGAGTCCGATGCGATCTGCCAGGTCATTCGGGCCTTCAAGGACGAGAACGTCGTCCATGTCGACGGCAAGGTCTCGCCCGCCGACGATATCGAGACGATCAACACCGAGCTGATCCTGGCCGACCTCCAGTCCGTCGAGAAGGCGGTGCCCCGGCTGACGAAGGAGGCCCGCCTCCAGAAGGAGAAGGTCGCGGTCCTCGCCGCCGTCGAGTCGGCGCAGAAGATCCTCGAAGAGGGCCGGACCCTCTTCTCCGCGGGCATCACCAAGGGCAGCGAGCAGGGCGACCTCCTTCACGAGCTGCACCTGCTGACCACCAAGCCCTTCCTCTACGTCTTCAACGTCGACGAGGACGAGCTGGTCGACGAGGACTTCAAGAACGAACAGCGCGCCCTTGTCGCCCCCGCCGAGGCGATCTTCCTCAACGCCAAGATCGAGTCCGAGCTGATCGAACTCGACGACGACGAGGCCCTCGAACTCCTCCAGTCCATGGGCCAGGAGGAGCCC is part of the Streptomyces qinzhouensis genome and harbors:
- the ychF gene encoding redox-regulated ATPase YchF, translating into MSLTIGIVGLPNVGKSTLFNALTKNDVLAANYPFATIEPNVGVVGVPDARLTKLAEIFGSQRVLPATVDFVDIAGIVRGASEGEGLGNKFLANIRESDAICQVIRAFKDENVVHVDGKVSPADDIETINTELILADLQSVEKAVPRLTKEARLQKEKVAVLAAVESAQKILEEGRTLFSAGITKGSEQGDLLHELHLLTTKPFLYVFNVDEDELVDEDFKNEQRALVAPAEAIFLNAKIESELIELDDDEALELLQSMGQEEPGLATLGRVGFDTLGLQTYLTAGPKESRAWTIKKGATAPEAAGVIHTDFQKGFIKAEVISFADLVATGSVAEARAKGKARMEGKEYVMQDGDVVEFRFNV
- a CDS encoding DUF6542 domain-containing protein: MEQPRTSHPQRRQRPQAPPSQGPLSPQSALADRPVLYGVRPAPPARPAPLLAQVLRKLPAPRLTGLGAGLFALVAMVLIGAVARLLFDGSAVVYGVLFLPVCALTALWVRDADLVTAPIGVPIAFAAGIVPIAGGEGGFGGQVMAVVTALAVHAGWLYGGTLVAGVITSVRKVRQMSRRKRRTRAAAGAPAGAPPAGRR